A window from Pangasianodon hypophthalmus isolate fPanHyp1 chromosome 4, fPanHyp1.pri, whole genome shotgun sequence encodes these proteins:
- the si:dkey-94e7.2 gene encoding retinol dehydrogenase 12, whose protein sequence is MDSHKSLYDIFMLESFLRIVLDVVLGCKIYCILLYKTAHFPSSSCVRAFFFGQWSSMVRLDGKTVIITGANTGIGKETTRDLAKRGARIIMACRDIAKAEAAQREIVAESGNQNVIIRKLDLADTKSIREFAEVINNEEKQLHILINNAGVMMCPYSKTADGFEMQFGVNHLGHFLLTFLLIDLLKKSAPSRIIIVSSMAHSWGTIKLDDINSERSYHSRRAYGQSKLANILCTRSLAKRLKDTGVTVYAVHPGIVRTELKRHMNLGLLCMWKMVRPFTKTAVQGAQTLIYCAVEPALDSHSGGYYSNCRPSSCTRAARDDEMAQKLWDLSCQMLGMNWE, encoded by the exons ATGGACAGCCACAAAAGCCTATATGATATATTTATGTTGGAATCCTTTTTAAGAATAGTTTTAGATGTAGTTTTAGGCTGTAAAATTTACTGTATTCTACTGTACAAGACTGCTCATTTTCCATCATCATCTTGTGTTAGGGCATTTTTCTTTGGCCAGTGGTCTTCCATGGTAAGACTTGATGGCAAAACAGTTATTATTACAGGAGCCAACACTGGCATTGGCAAAGAAACCACAAGAGATTTAGCAAAAAGAG GGGCCAGGATCATCATGGCTTGCAGAGATATTGCCAAAGCTGAAGCAGCGCAGAGAGAGATTGTTGCAGAGTCAGGCAACCAAAACGTTATAATCAGGAAACTAGATTTGGCGGACACCAAATCAATCAGAGAATTTGCAGAAGTGATAAACAATG AGGAGAAGCAATTACATATTCTAATAAACAACGCTGGAGTCATGATGTGCCCCTATTCTAAGACAGCAGATGGCTTTGAGATGCAATTTGGAGTCAATCATTtgg GCCACTTCCTTCTAACTTTCCTGCTGATTGATTTGCTGAAAAAGTCTGCCCCGTCAAGAATCATCATCGTGTCCTCCATGGCTCATAGCTGGGGCACAATTAAACTGGATGACATCAACAGTGAGAGGAGTTACCACAGCAGGAGGGCGTATGGACAGAGCAAGCTAGCGAATATCCTCTGCACGCGATCCCTGGCCAAAAGACTTAAAG ACACAGGAGTGACAGTATATGCTGTCCACCCAGGCATCGTTCGCACTGAACTAAAGAGACACATGAACCTTGGGCTCCTTTGCATGTGGAAAATGGTCAGGCCTTTCACTAAGACAGCAGTGCAGGGGGCTCAGACTTTAATCTACTGTGCTGTAGAGCCAGCCCTCGACTCACACAGTGGTGGCTATTACAG CAATTGTAGACCATCAAGTTGCACAAGAGCTGCTAGAGATGATGAAATGGCACAGAAGCTGTGGGACCTCAGTTGCCAGATGCTTGGCATGAACTGGGaatga
- the LOC113540463 gene encoding protein transport protein Sec61 subunit gamma, with amino-acid sequence MDQVMQFVEPGRQFVKDSIRLVKRCTKPDRKEFQKIAMATAIGFAIMGFIGFFVKLIHIPINNIIVGG; translated from the exons ATGGATCAGGTAATGCAGTTCGTGGAGCCAGGACGGCAGTTTGTGAAGGACTCCATAAGACTGGTGAAGAGATGTACAAAACCTGACAGGAAAG AGTTTCAGAAGATTGCCATGGCCACAGCGATTGGTTTTGCAATCATGGGCTTCATTGGGTTCTTCGTCAAGCTCATCCACATCCCCATTAACAACATCATTGT TGGTGGTTAA
- the tcea1 gene encoding transcription elongation factor A protein 1: protein MGKKEEEEVIRIAKKIDKLAQKKNGSGALDLLKELKNVPMTLELLQSTRIGMSVNAIRKQSTDEEVTSLAKSLIKSWKKLLDEPAGGDKTTEEKKKEPAAPVMSQSQGSPEPREESSSSNSSSKSEAVDMMPTTHTSAFPRAPGTSDSVRLKCREMLSSALQTGDDHITIGADCDELGAQIEECIFLEFKNTDMKYKNRVRSRISNLKDMKNPNLRRNVLCGNVPPDRIAKMTAEEMASDELKEMRKNMTKEAIRDHQMAKTGGTQTDLFTCGRCKKNKCTYTQVQTRSADEPMTTFVFCNECGNRWKFC from the exons ATGGGCaagaaggaagaggaagaggttATTAGGATCGCGAAGAAGATTGATAAACTGGCACAGAAGAAAAACGGG TCAGGGGCTTTGGATCTTCTCAAGGAACTGAAGAACGTGCCCATGACTTTGGAGTTGCTTCAG TCGACCAGGATCGGGATGTCTGTGAACGCTATCCGCAAGCAAAgcacagatgaggaggtgacaTCGCTGGCTAAATCTCTTATCAAGTCCTGGAAGAAGCTTCTGG ATGAGCCTGCTGGTGGAGATAAAACCactgaggagaaaaagaaggagcCTGCAGCACCGGTCATGTCCCAATCACAGGGTAGCCCTGAGCCCAGAGAGGAAAG CTCCAGCAGTAATTCAAGCAGTAAGAGCGAGGCTGTTGATATGATGCCCACCACCCACACATCAGCGTTCCCTCGAGCACCAGGAACGTCCGACTCGGTGCGCCTTAAGTGCAGGGAGATGCTGTCCAGCGCTCTGCAGACTGGAG ATGACCATATCACCATCGGGGCCGACTGCGATGAACTCGGAGCCCAGATTGAGGAAT GCATCTTCCTGGAGTTCAAAAACACCGACATGAAATATAAGAACCGCGTCCGAAGCCGAATCTCGAACCTTAAGGATATGAAGAACCCCAACTTGAGGAGGAATGTTCTTTGTGGCAACGTGCCTCCAGATCGCATCGCCAAAATGACCGCAGAG GAAATGGCCAGTGATGAACTGAAGGAGATGCGCAAGAATATGACCAAAGAAGCTATCAGGGACCACCAGATGGCCAAGACTGGAGGCACCCAGACTGATCTGTTCACCTGCGGGAGATGCAAAAAGAATAAGTGCACCTACACACAG GTTCAGACTAGAAGTGCTGACGAGCCCATGACCACATTTGTCTTCTGCAATGAATGCGGCAATAGATGGAAg TTCTGCTGA
- the LOC113540005 gene encoding oxygen-regulated protein 1 encodes MNTTPHHDPQHPDVFLGSTQTPPSRPLLASKDSKRVCFYKSGDPQFSGHWVVINSRTFKTFDALLDALSNKVPLPFGVRTITTPKGTHTIRSLDDLRHGASYVCSDQRKVKPLNLDEINRRHVPWNSTRPTSAGRQGRRGLIRQLVKKNEVGWMAKMAESSVTVRTPKRLVVFKNRDPSTKRIVVLQRRTAPTFEALLEYLSQVMQFSVVKLYTADGRRVEGLPALILCSGVIVAAGNEPFQLANFNLQASTQPSHSVISETTGPTKTQPLPQVQQKSVSSRPRSRNFSLSSERYFVNQINMSLNGSHSEDNEVKIGSMVSVNNQALESEEMEKCDFMSGIEEQDRLIIPSDDEIEKSFRVNQDGSMTVEMKVHLTIKQEEMIHWTTTVSRTCVNSQDMAAFSQPVSSYNSPDNKDNNNRKRESNIDNYESKDENTKTYKPINLNKEGDNHCGNTITEALEKPKPRFRRLPTPGPRRVRRKETSMENIKRLSQTEVQESTAGTYSYVEHTAEGELLEGYCVVSHSSSSSTRPVPKPRKKNLGESKHNKTHSSLSGMAEVLQLHNKGKEITETVMHIHQSQDTYENYFAKTWADKDDRFEFMSQEHKKPDSTESGPQSSSNGCDTDLTKPSASSGSGNARNKELLSLLSGQTDLSQTISSSASSFTNYETQARCEPSDKGVETSTKEDSENKRVPSKKTKKAQKSGRSNKRVFLQSTVTDKKQKGSVPDFLKDLKNSDSPESQSCTESDKYGQKVKKRKEGRSPQKVNACHGNMLRDTSQYINLGHTHMLRPHMKEKLDIIPSSHSAPFKILTKQRSVNGSVTKSPKESKELSESISMPVLNSSPCNVHQYVENWLEKIHPESVPYMDELNSHEARARFQIESEFSDISEMRSELDNSLVENCASVAGSTVKKPVSRLVQIRYEGEPVEAKNPRRSWKSMPSVRIHAAEQEIGTRKNKSSEDLVPKLPDAGGETSPNTQLNPRSGMKQVLEQLCLSIQFIRKACSHSHLSSLKKKQKSSSLPDFSSQLASVFGSPSEALLSFLTLMTLRDGIANSANEVSDSANANNSGSNPEALQVMQSIQKLASIEDEEELKASLASLHSSTSAQLKKSWRDFQEKNNIKESPPLSPRQSEQEFALEVNSEEEAQDKGHIFGIREIMDELNMCEDLRREISSLVRGDLTNFNKARPTMEHFGHENETTNIACENEDATMQDDLWGYLEEERRYLEERESQYDFITNTKPADLAKESEELHLLKSISHKPALLSKEPAMEESDIRKNVQIEDMSNQNGLVAYITEIVDDVKTNQERYVDNEPSKADLCEEKQEMMDNVQMIEEKYTEVEISQVDEFQVPDNSITNLEDKVEWQENVGCMQSESELLSPTSEIEAKDVREVIDNIVSKMGDCTEGCGINSKEEDTYSETREYPKQPDIMSVASETETEEAHHPNNGTIQTEEKNAIHKEASDFSVDEADPHSNDNNGLKDDMTNNDREETMCSISECENPAAEQDHSSVSDQEDEHSDHYKSATCTWQESEIQHELQKSEEEIVTEKQTDNASENDEEADEDEDFDAEPISSLQLHQEGEYSDHSESYKGQEVVAELDLQTLEEKSVGKNPTHPAEEKDDETDEHDDKQSNALDTDKDLDTQSHHCYLEDPSVKDFLRRESCKSEEKHKAQSEDSAGIEEADVDHDCHCVHPTVFPQQLLDFVNLALMSSALIFTYDSNGCLRIEPDRCKNRAMALCKSNVDNQYARRCLPSPNTSDLSDYRPDTSDSGGDLSQVSTDLLTEGGEDEAERLFIYQGNMKQSSENINRKVKTLDNGSKIPHLDTKQIANPNLKRINSLSSFPDSMVNNTMQDPVYHNSSDSIGNSELAQCLAFDAKADSGEGILIDKGRWLLKENHLIRKSPPVPMAMYENVDTTSVDTGQENTSEEAPYIPCGRKQSPRAVISSSELEDMAKPSTPKCTYFNMAHSSDSDPFLDNQSITSNKGRGFTRKSKEVSPLGETSKMLAKKNGSLPSFASVEFKLAAGKVHPEDGMASSVVEKSARSQSLRCNTSHEEESVEGLSLRCGQHCPIL; translated from the exons ATGAATACCACTCCCCATCATGACCCACAACATCCAGATGTTTTCTTGGGGAGCACTCAGACTCCACCCTCCAGACCCCTACTTGCATCCAAAGACTCAAAGAGAGTTTGTTTTTACAAGAGTGGAGACCCGCAGTTTTCTGGACACTGGGTAGTCATCAACAGTCGTACGTTCAAGACTTTTGATGCCCTGCTGGACGCCCTTTCAAACAAAGTGCCTCTACCATTTGGGGTACGCACCATCACAACACCCAAAGGTACACACACTATCCGGAGCTTAGATGATCTGCGGCATGGGGCCTCTTATGTGTGCTCAGATCAAAGAAAGGTCAAACCCCTGAACCTGGACGAGATCAACCGGAGACATGTCCCCTGGAACAGCACCAGACCTACTAGTGCAGGACGTCAGGGACGCAGAGGACTGATCCGGCAGCTAGTAAAGAAGAATGAAGTGGGCTGGATGGCAAAAATGGCTGAAAGTTCTGTGACAGTGAGGACACCAAAAAGGCTTGTGGTTTTTAAGAACAGGGATCCCAGCACTAAGCGCATAGTTGTTTTGCAGAGGAGGACAGCTCCGACTTTTGAGGCTCTCTTGGAATACCTTTCCCAAGTGATGCAGTTCTCTGTGGTTAAGCTATACACTGCCGATGGCAGACGC GTTGAAGGTCTTCCGGCCCTGATCCTGTGCTCTGGTGTCATTGTAGCAGCTGGTAATGAACCCTTTCAGCTGGCTAACTTCAATCTCCAAGCATCCACTCAACCCTCACACTCAGTCATATCTGAAACTACGGGGCCAACAAAGACACAGCCATTGCCAC aagtTCAACAAAAATCAGTGAGCAGTAGACCAAGATCAAGAAATTTCTCATTATCATCAGAAAGATATTTTGTAAATCAGATCAATATGTCACTAAATGGAAGTCACTCAGAGGACAATGAAGTGAAAATAGGATCGATGGTGAGTGTGAACAACCAAGCCCTAGAATCAGAAGAGATGGAGAAATGTGACTTCATGTCTGGTATAGAGGAACAGGATCGCTTAATTATACCTTCAGATGATGAGATTGAGAAATCATTTCGTGTGAATCAGGATGGCAGCATGACTGTGGAGATGAAAGTTCATCTCACTATAAAGCAAGAGGAGATGATTCACTGGACCACCACAGTGAGTCGAACCTGCGTTAATAGCCAGGACATGGCAGCATTCTCGCAACCAGTCTCAAGCTACAACTCCCCAGATAATAAAGacaataataacagaaaaagagagtcAAATATAGACAACTATGAATCTAAAGATGAGAATACAAAAACTTATAAACCAATCAACTTAAATAAGGAGGGAGACAATCACTGTGGAAATACCATCACTGAGGCCTTGGAAAAACCAAAACCGCGTTTCAGGAGGCTGCCTACTCCAGGACCTAGGCGTGTCAGAAGGAAGGAGACTTCAATGGAGAATATAAAGAGGCTATCACAAACTGAGGTTCAGGAAAGCACAGCTGGTACATACTCATATGTGGAGCACACAGCTGAAGGTGAGCTACTGGAAGGGTACTGTGTTGTCAGTCATAGCAGCTCTAGCAGTACAAGACCTGTACCAAAACCCAGGAAGAAAAATTTGGGAGAATCCAAGCACAATAAgactcactcctctctctcaggGATGGCAGAGGTTCTTCAACTGCACAACAAAGGAAAAGAGATTACAGAAACTGTAATGCATATTCATCAGTCACAGGATACATATGAAAACTATTTTGCAAAAACCTGGGCTGATAAGGATGACAGGTTTGAATTTATGTCTCAAGAACACAAAAAGCCAGACTCAACTGAATCAGGGCCTCAATCTTCAAGCAATGGCTGTGACACTGATCTTACCAAACCGTCTGCAAGTTCTGGTTCTGGGAATGCTAGGAACAAAGAACTCTTATCTTTGCTGTCTGGCCAAACAGACCTTTCACAAACAATAAGCAGCAGTGCATCCTCCTTCACCAACTATGAAACTCAAGCTAGATGTGAACCCTCAGACAAAGGAGTGGAGACATCCACTAAAGAGGACTCTGAAAATAAAAGAGTTCCAAGtaagaagacaaaaaaggcACAAAAATCTGGAAGGTCAAACAAACGTGTGTTTTTGCAAAGCACTGTGACAGATAAAAAGCAGAAAGGTAGTGTTCCAGACTTTTTAAAAGACCTAAAGAACAGCGATTCTCCAGAATCACAGAGCTGTACAGAAAGTGACAAATACGGGCAAAAGgttaaaaagagaaaggaaggtCGGTCACCTCAGAAGGTAAACGCATGTCATGGTAACATGTTGAGGGACACATCTCAATATATAAACTTAGGTCATACTCACATGTTAAGGCCTCACATGAAAGAAAAATTAGACATTATCCCATCGTCTCATTCAGCACCTTTCAAGATTTTGACAAAGCAAAGGTCTGTGAATGGCAGTGTAACAAAATCTCCTAAAGAGAGCAAGGAGTTGAGTGAAAGTATTTCTATGCCAGTGCTCAATTCATCTCCCTGTAACGTGCACCAATATGTGGAAAACTGGCTGGAAAAAATTCACCCTGAATCAGTGCCCTATATGGATGAGTTAAACTCACATGAAGCTAGAGCTAGGTTCCAGATTGAAAGTGAGTTCTCAGACATTTCAGAAATGAGAAGCGAATTAGACAACAGTTTGGTGGAGAACTGTGCCTCTGTTGCAGGCTCTACTGTCAAGAAGCCAGTGTCTCGACTTGTACAAATTAGGTATGAGGGAGAACCTGTGGAGGCAAAGAACCCTAGAAGATCCTGGAAATCAATGCCAAGTGTGAGAATACACGCTGCTGAACAGGAGATTGGCACAAGAAAGAATAAGTCTTCAGAGGACTTGGTTCCCAAATTGCCAGATGCAGGGGGTGAAACATCACCAAACACACAGTTGAACCCTAGGTCAGGTATGAAACAAGTTTTGGAGCAGTTATGTTTATCTATCCAGTTTATCAGAAAAGCCTGTAGTCATTCTCATCTATCATCCttgaagaagaagcagaaatcCAGTAGCCTTCCTGACTTCTCATCACAGTTAGCCTCTGTTTTTGGCTCTCCATCTGAGGCACTTCTCTCCTTCCTGACACTGATGACTCTGAGAGATGGAATAGCCAACTCTGCCAATGAAGTCTCAGATTCTGCCAATGCTAATAACTCAGGCAGCAATCCAGAGGCTCTGCAGGTCATGCAATCCATACAAAAATTGGCCAGCATAGAGGATGAAGAAGAGCTTAAGGCTAGCCTGGCAAGTCTCCACAGTTCAACTTCTGCTCAGTTAAAGAAGAGCTGGAGAGATTTCCAAGAGAAAAATAATATCAAAGAAAGTCCTCCACTGTCACCAAGACAGTCAGAGCAAGAGTTTGCTCTTGAGGTCAACTCAGAAGAGGAAGCTCAAGATAAAGGGCATATTTTTGGTATCAGAGAGATAATGGATGAGCTTAACATGTGTGAGGATCTCCGCAGAGAGATTTCCTCACTTGTTAGGGGTGATTTGACAAATTTCAATAAAGCAAGACCCACTATGGAGCATTTTGGTCATGAAAACGAAACCACCAATATTGCTTGTGAGAACGAGGATGCCACTATGCAAGACGATTTATGGGGGTACTTGGAGGAAGAAAGAAGATATTTAGAGGAGAGGGAAAGTCAATatgattttattacaaatacTAAGCCTGCAGATCTAGCCAAAGAATCTGAAGAATTACACCTACTCAAATCAATTTCCCATAAGCCAGCACTTCTGAGTAAAGAGCCAGCTATGGAAGAATCGGACATAAGGAAAAATGTCCAAATTGAGGATATGTCTAACCAAAATGGACTAGTTGCATATATAACTGAAATTGTGGATGATGTCAAGACAAACCAGGAAAGGTATGTAGATAATGAACCAAGCAAAGCAGATCTATGTGAGGAGAAACAGGAGATGATGGACAATGTCCAAATGATTGAGGAAAAGTACACAGAGGTTGAGATAAGCCAGGTTGATGAGTTTCAGGTGCCAGATAACAGTATAACCAATCTGGAAGACAAAGTGGAATGGCAAGAAAATGTAGGTTGTATGCAATCTGAATCTGAACTGCTTTCTCCCACTTCAGAAATAGAGGCAAAAGATGTCAGAGAGGTGATTGATAACATTGTCAGTAAAATGGGAGATTGTACAGAAGGATGTGGCATAAATTCAAAGGAGGAAGACACCTACTCTGAAACCAGGGAATATCCTAAACAGCCAGATATAATGTCAGTGGCTTCAGAAACAGAGACTGAAGAGGCACACCACCCAAATAATGGCACTATCCAAACAGAAGAGAAGAATGCAATACACAAAGAGGCATCCGACTTTAGTGTAGATGAAGCTGATCCACacagtaatgataataatggcCTAAAGGACGATATGACTAACAATGACCGTGAAGAAACAATGTGTAGCATATCAGAATGTGAAAATCCAGCTGCTGAACAAGACCATTCTTCAGTGTCTGATCAAGAGGATGAACACTCTGACCACTACAAGTCAGCAACTTGCACATGGCAAGAATCAGAAATTCAACATGAGCTCCAGAAATCAGAGGAGGAAATTGTCACTGAGAAACAGACTGATAATGCTAGTGAGAATGATGAAGAAgcagatgaggatgaagatttTGATGCAGAACCAATCTCTTCTCTCCAGCTTCATCAAGAAGGTGAATATTCCGACCACTCAGAGTCTTATAAAGGTCAGGAAGTGGTAGCTGAACTTGACCTCCAGACATTGGAGGAGAAAAGTGTTGGTAAGAATCCGACTCATCCTGCTGAGGAGAAAGATGATGAAACAGATGAACATGATGACAAGCAGAGCAATGCTTTAGATACTGACAAAGACTTAGATACTCAGTCACACCACTGCTACTTGGAAGATCCTTCAGTCAAAGACTTTCTGAGGAGGGAATCATGCAAAagtgaggaaaaacacaaagCCCAGTCAGAGGATTCTGCAGGAATAGAAGAAGCAGATGTGGATCACGATTGTCATTGTGTGCATCCTACGGTGTTCCCCCAGCAGCTGCTGGATTTTGTCAACTTAGCACTGATGTCCTCTGCTCTGATTTTCACATATGATTCAAATGGCTGTCTACGAATCGAGCCAGACAGATGCAAAAACAGAGCAATGGCTTTATGTAAAAGCAATGTAGACAATCAGTATGCTAGGAGATGTCTTCCTAGCCCCAACACATCTGACCTCTCTGATTACAGGCCTGATACATCAGACAGTGGAGGAGACCTGTCCCAGGTTTCCACAGATCTTTTAACCGAGGGTGGAGAGGATGAGGCAGAGAGGCTGTTCATTTACCAAGGCAACATGAAGCAAAGCTCTGAGAACATCAACAGAAAAGTTAAAACCCTGGATAATGGTTCAAAGATACCTCATCTTGACACAAAACAAATAGCTAACCCTAATTTAAAGAGGATCAACAGTCTTAGCTCTTTTCCTGACTCCATGGTTAACAATACTATGCAGGACCCGGTCTATCACAACTCTTCAGACTCTATTGGGAATTCTGAGCTTGCACAGTGTCTAGCCTTTGATGCAAAGGCTGACTCTGGGGAAGGAATCCTGATAGATAAGGGCAGGTGGCTTCTTAAAGAAAATCACCTCATTCGTAAATCTCCTCCTGTTCCAATGGCAATGTATGAAAATGTAGATACAACATCGGTTGACACAGGTCAAGAAAACACAAGTGAGGAAGCCCCCTACATACCTTGTGGGAGAAAACAGTCCCCAAGAGCTGTCATATCCTCTTCTGAGCTGGAAGACATGGCCAAGCCTTCCACACCCAAGTGTACATACTTCAACATGGCTCACAGTAGTGACTCTGACCCTTTCCTGGATAACCAGAGCATTACGAGTAACAAAGGAAGAGGTTTCACTCGAAAAAGCAAGGAAGTATCACCACTAGGAGAAACATCGAAAATGTTGGCAAAGAAAAATGGAAGCCTCCCCTCTTTTGCATCTGTTGAGTTCAAACTGGCCGCTGGGAAAGTCCATCCCGAGGACGGCATGGCATCTAGTGTGGTGGAGAAATCTGCCAGATCCCAGAGCTTAAGATGCAACACATCACATGAAGAAGAGTCAGTAGAGGGTCTGAGTCTTAGATGTGGACAGCATTGCCCAATACTGTAA